In the Octopus sinensis linkage group LG17, ASM634580v1, whole genome shotgun sequence genome, one interval contains:
- the LOC115220991 gene encoding ubiquitin-like protein ATG12, translating to MSESETVENLETTTSPVVHAVADTGAPPQSPSHQTKVKVDVLLKPAGDAPIMKKKRWAVERSMKVASICEFIKKYIKCDPADSMFLYVRQSFAPSLDTSVGILFDCYGSDGKLVLHYCKTAAWG from the exons ATGTCGGAAAGTGAAACTGTTGAAAACTTGGAGACGACCACATCACCTGTTGTCCACGCAGTGGCTGACACAGGCGCCCCTCCACAGAGTCCTTCACACCAGACTAAAGTTAAAG TCGATGTACTTTTGAAACCTGCTGGCGATGCTCCTATCATGAAAAAGAAGAGATGGGCTGTCGAACGGAGTATGAAAGTCGCCTCAATATGtgaatttataaagaaatatatcaagtGTGATCCCGCCGACTCTATG TTCCTGTATGTGAGGCAGTCATTTGCACCCTCTCTAGACACATCTGTTGGCATATTGTTTGAT TGTTATGGCAGTGATGGTAAATTGGTGCTGCATTATTGCAAAACAGCTGCGTGGGGATAA